One genomic segment of Candidatus Neomarinimicrobiota bacterium includes these proteins:
- a CDS encoding LegC family aminotransferase encodes MFEKVVRFIKKIYGNKEQVILHEPVFLGNEKKYINDCIDSTFVSYVGKYVTQFEEMTAEYTGAKYAVAVVNGTTALQVALQLAGVKPGDEVITQPLTFVATANAISHCGANPVFIDVDLDTMGMSPEKLDDWLSKNSKYDPDTNQQINKSTNQPISAIVPMHTFGFPCRIDEIVEIADKYHIPVIEDAAESLGSLYKNKHTGTFGLAGIISYNGNKTITTGGGGVIITDDEAFAEKAKHITTTAKVPHKWEYIHDEIGYNYRMTNVTAAIGVAQMENIEMIIENKRQTAKLYKSFFSALEQSDNEIIKFVNEPKNSRSNFWLNCVQLKDKKERDKFLEETNSNGVMTRPIWRLMNKLEMYKDCQKGNLDNSEWFEDRIVNIPSGYRNEKK; translated from the coding sequence ATGTTTGAGAAAGTGGTTAGGTTTATCAAGAAAATTTATGGGAATAAAGAGCAGGTTATCCTTCACGAGCCTGTATTTTTGGGTAACGAAAAAAAATATATCAATGATTGCATTGATTCAACGTTTGTTTCTTATGTGGGTAAATATGTTACTCAATTTGAAGAGATGACGGCTGAATACACCGGTGCCAAGTATGCAGTAGCTGTTGTTAACGGAACGACTGCTTTGCAAGTAGCGCTACAATTAGCCGGAGTTAAACCCGGGGATGAAGTCATTACTCAACCTTTGACATTTGTCGCTACTGCAAATGCCATATCACACTGCGGTGCTAACCCGGTTTTTATAGACGTGGATTTAGACACCATGGGGATGTCACCGGAAAAATTAGATGACTGGCTATCTAAAAACAGCAAATATGATCCAGACACAAATCAACAAATCAATAAATCAACAAACCAACCGATATCTGCAATTGTTCCCATGCACACATTCGGCTTCCCCTGCAGAATTGATGAGATTGTTGAGATTGCTGATAAATACCATATTCCAGTAATTGAAGATGCTGCAGAGTCACTGGGTTCTCTTTATAAAAATAAGCACACTGGAACATTTGGTTTAGCTGGAATCATCAGTTATAACGGCAATAAAACAATTACCACAGGCGGCGGGGGAGTGATTATCACCGATGATGAAGCATTTGCGGAAAAAGCAAAACATATTACCACAACAGCGAAAGTACCACATAAATGGGAATATATTCATGACGAAATTGGATACAATTATCGTATGACAAACGTAACCGCAGCAATCGGTGTAGCCCAAATGGAAAATATAGAGATGATAATTGAAAACAAACGCCAAACTGCTAAGTTATATAAAAGCTTTTTTTCGGCACTTGAGCAATCAGATAATGAAATTATTAAATTTGTAAATGAACCCAAAAACTCACGATCTAACTTCTGGCTTAATTGTGTTCAATTAAAAGACAAAAAAGAACGAGATAAATTTCTCGAAGAGACAAATTCAAATGGTGTAATGACACGTCCGATTTGGCGATTGATGAATAAATTGGAAATGTATAAAGATTGTCAAAAGGGTAACTTAGATAACTCTGAATGGTTTGAGGATAGAATTGTAAATATTCCAAGTGGGTATAGAAATGAAAAAAAATAA
- a CDS encoding NAD(P)-dependent oxidoreductase: MRRILVTGAAGYIGSVLVRQLLERGYYVKGFDVLLFGGESLIGIYNHPNFEFIKGDVRDEQTVKKALTDVTDVVHLAAIVGDPACAKQPELAEVINWRATKFLYDFCNDDTNVKHFVFASTCSIYGKMEGNGYVNEESPLNPVSLYARLKVKFEKYLLESEIRKDFIPTALRFSTVYGLSPRMRFDLTVNEFIRDVTLGKELIIFGEQFWRPYCHVEDLVRSCILVLESPKEKVKQDVYGVGATNENYQKKMIAEEIMKIVPEAKIKYVQKDEDPRDYRVDFSKIKSELGFEITKTVPQGLKEIHCVLKDGIISDPYSSKYRNI; this comes from the coding sequence ATGAGAAGAATTTTAGTTACTGGTGCAGCCGGTTATATCGGTAGTGTCTTGGTAAGACAACTTTTAGAAAGAGGCTATTACGTCAAAGGTTTTGATGTGCTTCTTTTTGGTGGAGAATCTTTGATAGGTATTTATAACCATCCTAACTTTGAATTTATTAAAGGTGATGTGAGAGATGAACAAACAGTGAAAAAAGCATTAACAGATGTAACAGATGTTGTGCATCTTGCTGCAATTGTGGGGGATCCTGCTTGCGCAAAACAACCGGAATTAGCTGAAGTTATTAATTGGAGGGCTACAAAGTTTCTATATGATTTTTGTAATGATGATACAAATGTTAAACATTTCGTTTTTGCCTCAACTTGCAGCATCTATGGTAAGATGGAAGGCAATGGATATGTTAATGAAGAATCACCGCTAAATCCTGTATCATTATATGCCCGATTAAAAGTAAAATTTGAAAAATACTTATTAGAAAGCGAAATTAGAAAAGACTTCATTCCAACAGCTTTAAGATTTTCTACGGTTTATGGTTTGTCACCAAGAATGCGATTTGACTTAACAGTTAACGAATTTATTAGAGATGTAACATTGGGGAAAGAGTTAATCATATTTGGAGAACAGTTTTGGAGACCCTATTGTCATGTTGAAGATTTAGTGCGCTCTTGCATATTAGTTTTAGAAAGCCCGAAAGAGAAAGTGAAACAGGATGTATATGGAGTAGGCGCAACAAATGAGAATTATCAAAAGAAAATGATTGCAGAGGAGATAATGAAAATTGTTCCCGAGGCAAAAATAAAATATGTACAAAAGGACGAAGACCCTAGAGATTATAGAGTCGATTTTTCTAAGATAAAAAGCGAATTAGGGTTTGAAATTACTAAAACTGTACCTCAAGGACTAAAAGAAATTCATTGTGTTTTAAAAGATGGGATAATTTCAGATCCATATTCATCAAAATATAGGAATATTTAA
- a CDS encoding N-acetylneuraminate synthase family protein: MRNNFYQEIIERKEPYIIADIGANHNGDIELAKKMVDKLSKLGCDAAKFQSWSKKSLFVMSFYKERSSFSDERFGTLEQMVEKFALSQDDLITLSEHCRTRHITFCSSAFSPEEVDLLDELNVPFFKVASMDLNNLPFLKYIAKKKKPIVLSTGMGSLAEIETSLNEIYKTGNREVVLLHCVSIYPPDDRIINLRNIIMLGNVFKVPVGFSDHTIGISIPLAAIALGAKIIEKHFTLDKNLPGWDHAISANSKEMEIIIKEGKRIVNALGEYKRVISNAEMEQRGLFRRSIVAKRYIKKGEIIKEEDLDFKRPGTEIRPDELKYVIGRKVNRDIEEDEIIKWEYLF; this comes from the coding sequence ATGCGTAATAATTTTTATCAGGAGATAATAGAAAGAAAAGAACCTTATATCATTGCTGATATCGGTGCAAATCATAACGGCGATATTGAATTAGCAAAGAAAATGGTTGATAAACTTTCAAAATTAGGCTGTGATGCAGCAAAATTTCAGTCTTGGTCAAAAAAATCATTATTTGTGATGAGCTTTTATAAAGAAAGATCTAGCTTTTCAGATGAAAGGTTCGGAACACTTGAGCAAATGGTAGAGAAATTTGCTCTTTCTCAAGATGATTTAATTACACTAAGTGAGCATTGTAGAACCAGACACATCACATTTTGTTCAAGTGCGTTTTCACCAGAAGAGGTTGACCTTTTAGATGAGTTAAATGTTCCTTTTTTTAAAGTTGCATCAATGGATTTAAATAATCTACCATTCTTGAAGTACATAGCAAAAAAGAAAAAACCAATAGTTTTATCTACAGGAATGGGAAGTTTAGCTGAAATAGAAACTTCTTTAAATGAGATTTATAAAACGGGTAATAGAGAAGTAGTTTTATTGCATTGTGTATCAATTTACCCACCTGACGATAGGATTATAAATCTGAGAAATATAATTATGTTAGGGAATGTGTTTAAAGTTCCCGTTGGTTTTTCTGATCATACAATAGGGATTTCAATTCCTCTAGCTGCTATTGCTTTAGGAGCGAAAATAATTGAGAAGCATTTTACTCTAGATAAAAATTTACCCGGGTGGGATCATGCTATTTCCGCTAATTCAAAAGAAATGGAAATAATAATAAAAGAAGGAAAGAGAATAGTAAATGCTTTAGGGGAATACAAAAGAGTAATTTCAAATGCAGAAATGGAACAAAGAGGTTTATTTAGAAGAAGTATTGTGGCCAAGAGATATATTAAAAAAGGTGAAATAATTAAAGAAGAAGATTTAGATTTTAAACGCCCAGGTACCGAAATTAGGCCTGATGAGCTAAAATATGTCATAGGCAGGAAAGTAAATAGAGATATTGAGGAAGATGAAATCATAAAATGGGAATATCTTTTTTGA
- a CDS encoding transposase has translation MIKILFLQYLYNLSDPVLEDALIDRLSFQRFVGFSLTEKVEKRPIQGLNFQIVGVRIG, from the coding sequence ATGATAAAGATTCTTTTTCTGCAATATTTATATAATCTAAGTGATCCGGTACTGGAAGATGCACTGATCGATCGCTTGAGTTTTCAACGGTTTGTTGGTTTTAGTCTTACGGAGAAGGTCGAAAAAAGACCAATTCAGGGGTTGAATTTTCAAATAGTTGGAGTTAGAATTGGGTAA
- the aepX gene encoding phosphoenolpyruvate mutase: protein MMKPIKTKKVYVGMSADIIHHGHINVIKKAHELGEVIVGLLTDTAIASYKRVPFLTFEQRKRIVENIKGVSKVVPQETLDYVPNLRKYKPDYVVHGDDWRTGVQRKVRKRVTEVLKEWGGQLIEVPYTKGVSSSYIKSKILEIGTTPEIRLSMLKRLIDNKPIIKFLEAHNGLTGLIIENIKVDKNGKIEEFDGIWLSSLTDSTAKGKPDIECVDFTSRLNTINQILEVTTKPIIFDGDTGGKPEHFVFMVKTLERLGVSAVVIEDKIGLKKNSLFGTEVLQTQDSIESMSYKIKQGKKAQITNDFMIIARIESLILKKGLPDALRRAEAYIDAGADGILIHSKEKSPKEILSFCKEYNKLRKRMPLIVVPTTYNGITESELVDAGVNLVIYANHLLRSAYPAMVKVAKTILKNGRALEAEKYCFPIKELITLIPGSK from the coding sequence ATGATGAAACCAATCAAAACAAAAAAAGTTTATGTAGGAATGAGTGCAGATATAATTCATCACGGACATATAAACGTAATTAAAAAAGCACATGAGTTAGGAGAAGTAATAGTTGGATTACTTACTGATACAGCTATTGCTAGTTATAAAAGAGTACCTTTTCTTACTTTTGAACAAAGAAAGAGGATTGTCGAAAATATTAAAGGTGTAAGCAAAGTAGTACCTCAAGAAACTCTTGATTATGTCCCTAATTTAAGGAAATATAAACCAGATTATGTGGTGCATGGAGATGATTGGAGGACTGGGGTCCAAAGAAAAGTAAGAAAAAGAGTTACTGAAGTGTTAAAAGAGTGGGGGGGACAATTAATAGAGGTTCCTTATACGAAGGGAGTGTCTTCAAGCTATATAAAATCAAAGATTTTAGAAATAGGAACGACTCCAGAAATTAGACTTAGTATGTTAAAACGATTAATAGACAATAAACCTATAATAAAATTTCTTGAAGCACACAATGGATTAACTGGTTTAATAATTGAAAACATAAAAGTAGACAAAAACGGTAAAATTGAAGAGTTCGATGGAATATGGCTTAGTAGCTTAACAGATTCTACAGCAAAAGGAAAACCAGATATAGAATGCGTAGATTTTACTTCTAGACTTAATACTATAAATCAAATACTTGAGGTTACAACTAAACCCATAATTTTTGATGGAGATACTGGTGGTAAACCAGAACATTTTGTTTTCATGGTAAAAACTTTAGAACGATTAGGTGTATCTGCTGTTGTGATTGAGGATAAAATTGGCCTAAAGAAAAATTCTCTTTTCGGAACAGAGGTTTTACAAACCCAAGATTCAATAGAAAGTATGTCATATAAAATTAAGCAAGGGAAAAAAGCCCAGATAACAAATGATTTTATGATTATTGCAAGAATTGAAAGCTTGATTCTTAAAAAAGGATTACCTGATGCATTAAGAAGGGCTGAAGCATACATTGATGCCGGTGCTGATGGAATATTAATTCACAGTAAAGAAAAATCTCCTAAAGAAATATTATCATTTTGTAAAGAATATAATAAGTTACGAAAGAGAATGCCACTGATTGTAGTACCAACGACATATAATGGAATAACAGAAAGTGAGTTGGTGGATGCAGGAGTGAATCTAGTTATATATGCAAATCATTTACTAAGGAGTGCTTATCCAGCTATGGTTAAAGTTGCTAAGACTATCCTAAAAAATGGTAGAGCGTTAGAAGCTGAGAAGTATTGTTTCCCTATAAAAGAATTAATAACTTTAATCCCAGGAAGTAAATAG
- a CDS encoding aminotransferase class I/II-fold pyridoxal phosphate-dependent enzyme, producing MSGPSGNMNKRFEVAFAKKVRAKYAVTFNSGTSDLHVALDAVGVQAGDEVIIPPLTVIYNAVVILAQNAVPIFADIDPDTFNIDLEDIKNKISPKTKALMPVSLYGLSCDLDQMMEIAEKYNLYVIYDAAEAHMAMYKGHSIAEIAHITVYSLENSKHITIEDGGIAVTNDEELAQTMKYLEV from the coding sequence ATGTCAGGACCATCTGGTAATATGAATAAACGATTTGAAGTAGCGTTTGCAAAAAAAGTTCGTGCAAAATATGCAGTTACATTTAATTCTGGTACTAGTGACTTGCATGTTGCTCTTGACGCTGTTGGTGTTCAAGCAGGTGATGAAGTTATTATCCCTCCATTAACTGTTATCTATAATGCAGTGGTAATATTAGCTCAAAATGCAGTCCCGATTTTTGCAGATATTGATCCTGATACATTTAATATAGACTTGGAAGATATTAAAAATAAAATATCTCCGAAAACTAAAGCTTTAATGCCTGTGTCTCTATATGGATTATCATGTGATTTAGATCAGATGATGGAAATTGCAGAAAAATATAATTTATATGTCATTTACGATGCCGCAGAAGCCCATATGGCTATGTATAAAGGTCATTCTATCGCTGAAATTGCGCATATAACTGTCTATAGCTTGGAAAATTCAAAGCATATAACAATAGAAGATGGTGGTATTGCAGTTACAAATGATGAAGAGCTTGCTCAAACAATGAAATATTTAGAAGTTTAG
- a CDS encoding DegT/DnrJ/EryC1/StrS family aminotransferase: protein MRAAIGLAQLEKIDSFVKLRIDITNMFLDVMRDWEYLIPQKTPEGYVNTYWTVAVKYELKNVPWQEFRKNILILVEMEFMSLGH, encoded by the coding sequence TTGCGGGCAGCAATAGGATTAGCTCAGCTAGAAAAGATAGATTCATTTGTTAAATTAAGAATTGATATAACGAATATGTTTTTAGATGTCATGAGAGATTGGGAATATTTAATTCCACAAAAAACACCTGAAGGATATGTAAATACATATTGGACTGTTGCAGTTAAATATGAGCTTAAGAATGTCCCCTGGCAAGAATTCAGAAAAAATATATTGATTTTGGTGGAGATGGAATTTATGTCGCTTGGACATTAA
- the aepY gene encoding phosphonopyruvate decarboxylase, with protein sequence MIQCEQFYNLLLSNNIDFFTGVPDSLLKDFCSFIYDNVEGKKNIIAANEGNAVALAAGYYLATGKYGLVYMQNSGQGNAINPLVSLADIEVYGIPMILLIGWRGEPGKKDEPQHVKQGKITLKLLEVLEIPYSILPEDMEETSEEIKKAVKIIKLNKCPYAFVVRKGTFSQYQSSRNEELSYTLYREEALKLIVDNLDPDDIIVSTTGKISRELFEYRELKRQGHEKEFLTIGSMGHASQIALSIATEKSNRNVYCFDGDGALIMHMGALATVGAISPRNFKHIVFNNGAHDSVGGLQTVAFKINIPEIAKACGYRNVFSAETKKGIIKSLEKLKSIDGPSLLELKINKGARKNLGRPTIAPKQNKIDFMNFLKE encoded by the coding sequence ATGATACAATGTGAGCAATTTTATAATTTGTTGTTAAGTAATAACATAGATTTTTTTACTGGAGTTCCAGATTCTCTATTAAAAGACTTTTGTTCATTCATATATGATAATGTCGAAGGTAAGAAAAATATAATAGCTGCAAATGAAGGCAATGCTGTTGCATTAGCTGCAGGTTATTATCTTGCAACGGGGAAGTATGGTCTTGTTTATATGCAAAATTCTGGACAAGGAAATGCTATTAATCCACTTGTATCGCTTGCTGACATAGAAGTATATGGTATACCGATGATTTTATTAATTGGTTGGCGAGGCGAACCCGGTAAAAAGGACGAACCTCAACATGTAAAACAGGGTAAAATTACATTAAAGCTACTAGAAGTATTAGAAATTCCTTATTCTATTTTACCTGAGGATATGGAAGAGACTTCAGAGGAAATTAAAAAGGCAGTTAAAATTATAAAACTTAATAAATGTCCGTATGCATTCGTTGTTAGGAAGGGGACTTTTTCTCAGTATCAATCATCGAGAAACGAAGAATTATCATATACTTTATATAGGGAAGAAGCTTTAAAATTGATAGTTGATAATTTGGATCCAGATGATATAATTGTTTCGACTACTGGAAAGATTTCAAGAGAATTATTTGAGTATAGGGAATTAAAAAGGCAGGGACACGAAAAAGAATTTTTGACAATAGGATCCATGGGACATGCATCACAAATTGCTTTATCGATAGCTACTGAAAAATCAAATAGGAATGTCTATTGTTTTGATGGTGATGGTGCTTTAATAATGCATATGGGTGCACTAGCTACTGTGGGAGCGATTTCCCCCAGAAATTTTAAACACATTGTTTTTAATAATGGTGCACATGATTCAGTGGGTGGATTACAAACGGTTGCTTTTAAAATAAATATCCCAGAGATAGCAAAGGCGTGTGGCTATAGGAATGTGTTTAGTGCAGAAACAAAAAAAGGAATTATAAAATCACTAGAGAAATTAAAATCCATAGATGGGCCTTCGTTATTGGAATTAAAAATAAATAAAGGAGCTAGAAAAAATTTGGGTAGGCCTACTATTGCCCCGAAACAAAACAAGATAGATTTTATGAACTTTTTAAAGGAGTAA
- a CDS encoding acetyltransferase, whose product MKKPLLILIGGGGHCKVIISVLNKLKCFKIIGIVDNNSVGNSVEGVKVIGTDENLEYFRKKGITHALITIGSIRNNTKRLELFKISEKLRFKFPVIVSPEAIVDKTVEVGDGTVIMPGCVVNIDTTIGKNTIINTGAQVDHDCRIGDHCHIAPGAHISGGVEIGDLSFIGIGSTIIQGVRIGKNVIVGAGSVIIKDIPDNAVIVGNPGKRIK is encoded by the coding sequence ATGAAAAAGCCCTTATTGATTTTAATAGGAGGTGGTGGCCATTGTAAAGTTATTATTTCTGTTTTAAATAAACTTAAATGTTTTAAAATCATAGGCATTGTTGATAATAATAGTGTAGGGAATTCAGTAGAAGGAGTTAAAGTTATAGGCACAGATGAGAATTTGGAGTATTTCCGAAAAAAAGGTATAACTCATGCCTTAATTACTATTGGTAGCATAAGAAATAATACGAAGAGATTAGAATTATTTAAAATCTCTGAAAAATTAAGATTTAAATTTCCTGTCATAGTCTCACCTGAAGCTATTGTTGATAAAACTGTAGAAGTAGGAGATGGGACAGTTATTATGCCTGGTTGTGTGGTTAATATTGATACTACCATAGGAAAGAATACTATTATAAATACAGGCGCGCAAGTAGACCATGACTGCAGAATAGGAGATCACTGTCATATTGCACCTGGTGCCCACATTTCAGGTGGTGTAGAAATAGGAGATTTAAGTTTTATAGGTATTGGGAGCACAATAATTCAAGGTGTAAGAATAGGAAAAAATGTTATTGTTGGTGCAGGGAGTGTTATAATAAAAGATATTCCGGATAATGCAGTTATCGTTGGAAACCCTGGGAAGAGAATAAAATGA
- a CDS encoding glycosyltransferase family 2 protein, translated as MKKSSKLVIVVVYPGVEKFLKDYFSTILFQIEHDFDLLILNDQANLDISKICHKRIKIINIEDKMSFAQIRYEGILYGIQNQYETIIFTDADDYYSKNRISLSEEMLKNYSFVFNEIELVDSKKKKIRSNVLLHLGVKMEYDNIDEIIDKNYFGLSNTAVNVKEIKSLYIPKDIIAVDWWIFTVLLLNGCKGRFIKEVKTYYRQSEINLVGFCNKLNEKRLMLGIKVKTNHYKNLIEFCEGNHLEKEKLLYKRKLDEMKELKYKLKNPGFRERYMEVINYNYDRIFCGWWSEILPINKWSKYA; from the coding sequence ATGAAGAAATCTAGTAAACTTGTTATCGTTGTTGTCTATCCAGGAGTCGAGAAATTTTTAAAGGATTATTTTTCAACAATATTATTTCAAATAGAACATGATTTTGATTTGTTAATATTAAATGATCAGGCCAATTTAGATATTAGTAAGATATGTCATAAAAGAATTAAAATAATTAATATTGAGGATAAAATGTCCTTCGCGCAGATTAGATATGAAGGAATATTATATGGAATTCAAAATCAATATGAGACAATAATATTCACCGATGCAGATGATTACTATTCAAAAAATAGAATTTCTCTTTCAGAAGAAATGTTGAAAAATTATTCCTTTGTGTTTAATGAAATTGAACTTGTTGATTCTAAGAAGAAAAAAATTAGATCAAATGTATTATTACATTTGGGAGTTAAAATGGAATATGATAATATTGATGAAATTATAGATAAAAATTACTTTGGATTGTCAAACACGGCCGTTAATGTAAAAGAAATAAAATCCTTATATATTCCTAAAGACATTATTGCAGTTGATTGGTGGATATTTACTGTATTATTATTGAATGGTTGCAAGGGAAGATTTATCAAAGAGGTAAAAACCTATTATCGTCAGTCAGAGATCAATTTAGTTGGATTCTGTAATAAACTTAATGAAAAAAGACTTATGCTAGGGATAAAAGTAAAAACAAATCATTATAAAAATCTTATAGAATTTTGTGAGGGGAATCACTTAGAAAAAGAAAAATTGCTATATAAAAGAAAACTTGACGAAATGAAAGAATTGAAATATAAATTGAAAAATCCAGGGTTTAGAGAAAGGTATATGGAAGTAATTAACTACAATTATGATAGAATCTTTTGCGGTTGGTGGAGTGAAATTTTACCGATAAATAAATGGAGTAAATATGCGTAA
- a CDS encoding phosphonoacetaldehyde reductase — protein sequence MNQIIYAGYGKYKKLKDILNKHNPKKIFVVTGKKSFELCGAKNLFKVVFNKYDTIKFNDFDPNPKIEDIKKGIKEFKKSKSDLIIGIGGGSVLDMAKSISILYTQEDDIEKIINNNSLTTKKKIPTIAIPTTAGSGAESTCFSVIYINKQKFSLENDLLMPDYAILDPVFTESLPPYVAACSGMDALCHAIESYWSVNSTEESRKYSKKALKIILNNIVNAVNNPDKISRKNMLLGSNLAGKAINIAKTTAAHSLSYPLTSYYNIPHGHAVALTLPYLMRLNCDVDSHNLQDNRGVMFVRKIMFNLFKILNVDTYQKARDKFISTMKEIGLETRLLKLGINKEGISIIVKNGFNPKRMINNPRIISKDDLVQLLKNIL from the coding sequence GTGAATCAAATAATATATGCTGGATATGGTAAATATAAGAAATTAAAAGATATTTTAAATAAACATAATCCTAAAAAAATTTTCGTTGTAACTGGCAAAAAATCTTTTGAACTATGTGGTGCTAAAAATTTATTTAAGGTTGTTTTTAATAAGTATGATACAATTAAATTTAATGACTTTGATCCAAACCCAAAAATTGAAGATATTAAAAAAGGGATTAAGGAGTTTAAAAAGTCAAAATCTGATTTAATAATTGGGATTGGAGGCGGCAGTGTTTTAGATATGGCGAAATCTATTTCAATTTTATATACACAAGAGGATGATATAGAAAAAATTATTAATAATAATTCGCTAACAACCAAAAAAAAAATTCCTACAATTGCGATACCCACTACTGCGGGCTCTGGAGCTGAATCGACCTGTTTCTCAGTTATATATATTAATAAACAAAAGTTTTCTCTAGAAAATGATTTGTTGATGCCTGACTATGCTATATTAGATCCAGTTTTTACAGAAAGTCTTCCACCGTATGTTGCTGCATGTTCTGGAATGGATGCATTATGTCATGCAATTGAATCGTATTGGTCCGTTAATTCAACTGAAGAATCGAGGAAGTATAGTAAAAAAGCATTAAAAATAATTTTAAATAATATTGTAAATGCTGTAAACAATCCAGATAAAATATCAAGAAAAAATATGCTATTAGGTAGTAATCTCGCAGGTAAAGCAATCAATATTGCTAAAACCACAGCTGCTCATTCTTTATCTTATCCTTTAACATCTTATTATAATATTCCCCATGGACATGCAGTTGCTTTAACATTACCATATCTTATGAGACTTAATTGTGATGTTGACTCTCATAACTTGCAAGATAATAGAGGAGTAATGTTTGTAAGAAAAATAATGTTTAATCTTTTTAAAATTTTGAATGTAGACACTTATCAAAAGGCAAGGGATAAATTTATTAGTACTATGAAAGAAATTGGATTAGAAACAAGATTATTAAAGTTGGGAATTAACAAAGAGGGTATAAGTATTATTGTAAAAAATGGATTTAATCCTAAACGGATGATAAATAATCCACGAATTATCAGTAAGGATGATTTAGTACAATTATTGAAAAATATATTGTAG